In the genome of Notamacropus eugenii isolate mMacEug1 chromosome 5, mMacEug1.pri_v2, whole genome shotgun sequence, one region contains:
- the LOC140507601 gene encoding olfactory receptor 52D1-like: protein MSTTNKTSVHPTSFFLLGIPGLETAHIWISIPFCLVYMMAVLGNSALLFIIKSDHSLHEPMYLFLSMLSVADLILTTTTLPKILSLFWFNDGEISFEACLMQMYLIHSLSTMESGFILAMAFDRYVAICNPLRHSTVLTHTVIGHLGLVILFRGAVLLSPHPFLLRWLPYCKTTIISHTYCEFMALIKLVCAPTRIQRAYSLVVAFLTGGMDFILIMCSYVLILRVVFNLPSNDARLKTLGTCGSHVWVILIFYTPAFFSFLTHRFGHHIAPHVHIFVANIYLLIPPMVNPIIYGIKTKRIRERFLKVFLVKNA, encoded by the coding sequence ATGTCAACTACCAATAAGACTAGTGTACATCCCACGAGTTTCTTTCTCCTTGGCATTCCAGGTCTGGAAACTGCCCACATTTGGATATCCATCCCTTTCTGCTTGGTGTATATGATGGCTGTTCTGGGGAACAGTGCCCTTCTATTCATCATCAAATCTGACCATAGCCTACATGAGCCCATGTATCTCTTCCTTTCTATGCTCTCAGTGGCAGACTTGATTCTCACCACTACCACACTACCCAAGATCCTCAGCCTCTTCTGGTTCAATGATGGGGAGATAAGTTTTGAAGCTTGTCTTATGCAAATGTATCTTATTCATTCACTGTCCACCATGGAGTCTGGATTCATTTTGGCCATGGCTTTTGACCGCTATGTGGCTATCTGCAACCCCCTTAGACATTCCACTGTTCTGACTCACACAGTTATTGGACACTTGGGCCTAGTTATTTTATTCCGTGGAGCTGTATTGCTCAGTCCTCATCCATTTCTACTGAGGTGGCTTCCCTATTGCAAGACGACCATCATCTCACACACATACTGTGAGTTCATGGCCCTGATCAAGCTGGTCTGTGCCCCTACCAGGATTCAAAGAGCCTATAGCTTAGTTGTTGCCTTCCTTACAGGTGGTATGGACTTTATATTAATTATGTGTTCCTATGTCCTCATTCTGCGTGTTGTATTTAACTTGCCTTCTAATGATGCTAGACTTAAGACATTGGGCACTTGTGGTTCTCATGTGTGggtaattttaattttctatactcctgccttcttttccttccttacaCACAGATTTGGGCACCACATTGCTCCTCATGTCCATATTTTTGTGGCTAATATCTATCTTCTTATCCCACCTATGGTGAACCCCATCATCTATGGAATTAAAACCAAACGCATCCGAGAGAGGTTCCTCAAAGTGTTTCTAGTGAAAA